A genomic stretch from Schaalia odontolytica includes:
- a CDS encoding L-rhamnose mutarotase, which yields MSDTPPLAHTLATTSQASPHRACFLLRVRPEKLAEYADVHQRVWDEMRQALSDAGWRHYSLFLDPDTGLVVGYYEADDARAAAAAMEDREVNTRWQAEMAQYFQPDGGGSAHFLSQYFYLA from the coding sequence ATGAGTGATACCCCACCACTGGCCCACACGCTCGCCACGACGAGCCAGGCTAGCCCCCACCGAGCCTGCTTCCTCCTGCGCGTGCGCCCCGAGAAACTCGCCGAATACGCCGACGTGCACCAGCGTGTCTGGGACGAGATGCGCCAGGCTCTCAGTGACGCCGGGTGGCGACACTACTCGCTCTTCCTCGATCCGGACACCGGCCTCGTCGTCGGCTACTACGAGGCGGACGATGCTCGCGCGGCGGCCGCAGCTATGGAAGACCGCGAGGTCAATACGCGCTGGCAAGCCGAAATGGCCCAGTACTTCCAACCGGACGGGGGCGGCAGTGCCCACTTCCTCAGCCAATACTTCTACCTCGCCTAA